The DNA segment GCCGCGCCTTCCATGTAGGCGCGCGGATTGCGGTGGCGTGCTTCACGCCAGATGGTTTCGTGGTTCGAGAGCTTGCTGTGCGCGCCGGCGCCCAGTCCAAGGTAATCGCCGAAGGTCCAGTAGTTGAGGTTGTGCTGGCAGTGCTGCTCAGGTTTGGCGAAGGCCGAGGTTTCGTAATGCGTGAAGCCGGCGGCGGCCAATCTCTCTTCGACCATTTCCTGCATGTCGGCGGCCAGGTCGTCGTCGGGCAGTGGCGGCGGCGCGTGGTGGAAGGGCGTGTTCGGTTCCAGCGTCAGGTGGTAGGCGGAAATGTGGCCGACGCCGGAGGCTATCGCGGTGGCGATGTCGCGCTCGGCTTCTTTCAGCGACTGCCGTGGCAGCACGTACATGAGGTCGAGATTGACGCGCTCGAAATGGGTCAGCGCCAGGTCGATGGCGCGCCGCGCCTCGGCGCTGCCGTGGATGCGGCCCAGCGCCGCCAGCTTGGCGTCGTCGAAACTCTGCACGCCGATGGAAAGCCGATTCACTCCGGCCTCACGAAACGCGGCGAACTTCGCGGCTTCGGCGGTGCCGGGATTGGCTTCGAGCGTGATCTCGGCGCCGGGATGCAGCGGCAGGCGCATGCGGATCGCGGCGAGCAGCGCATCGGCGGTTTCGGCGCGCATCAGGCTCGGCGTACCGCCGCCGATGAAGACGCTGACCACCGGGCGGTTCCATATCTGCGGCAGGGCGGCTTCGAGGTCGGCGATCAGCGCGGCGAGGTAGGCGGCTTCGCT comes from the Sulfuritalea hydrogenivorans sk43H genome and includes:
- the hemW gene encoding radical SAM family heme chaperone HemW gives rise to the protein MIPIIPVAVSSAPTVGQGSGLVAPPPLALYVHWPWCVKKCPYCDFNSHESRGEVNDDSEAAYLAALIADLEAALPQIWNRPVVSVFIGGGTPSLMRAETADALLAAIRMRLPLHPGAEITLEANPGTAEAAKFAAFREAGVNRLSIGVQSFDDAKLAALGRIHGSAEARRAIDLALTHFERVNLDLMYVLPRQSLKEAERDIATAIASGVGHISAYHLTLEPNTPFHHAPPPLPDDDLAADMQEMVEERLAAAGFTHYETSAFAKPEQHCQHNLNYWTFGDYLGLGAGAHSKLSNHETIWREARHRNPRAYMEGAARGDFISTRQVVARADLPGEFMMNALRLNEGFPLGLFTERTGLPLSMIEESALAARRNGLLETVEGSMRPTPRGRRFLNQLLAGFLN